One Coccinella septempunctata chromosome 1, icCocSept1.1, whole genome shotgun sequence DNA window includes the following coding sequences:
- the LOC123322633 gene encoding histone H2A, with translation MSGRGKGGKVKGKAKSRSNRAGLQFPVGRIHRLLRKGNYAERVGAGAPVYLAAVMEYLAAEVLELAGNAARDNKKTRIIPRHLQLAIRNDEELNKLLSGVTIAQGGVLPNIQAVLLPKKTEKKS, from the coding sequence ATGTCGGGTCGTGGTAAAGGTGGTAAAGTTAAGGGTAAAGCGAAGTCTCGTTCAAATAGAGCGGGATTACAGTTTCCCGTTGGACGTATCCATCGTTTGTTACGAAAGGGAAATTACGCCGAACGAGTAGGAGCGGGAGCACCCGTTTACCTGGCAGCTGTGATGGAATATCTCGCTGCTGAAGTATTGGAATTGGCCGGTAACGCCGCTAGAGACAACAAGAAAACTAGGATTATTCCACGCCATCTTCAGTTGGCCATTAGAAACGACGAGGAATTGAACAAGTTACTTTCTGGAGTCACTATTGCCCAAGGTGGAGTTTTACCGAATATTCAAGCGGTACTTTTGCCGAAAAAAACCGAAAAGAAATCGTGA
- the LOC123315865 gene encoding histone H2B, with translation MPPKTSGKAAKKAGKAQKNISKTDKKKKRKRKESYAIYIYKVLKQVHPDTGISSKAMSIMNSFVNDIFERIAAEASRLAHYNKRSTITSREIQTAVRLLLPGELAKHAVSEGTKAVTKYTSSK, from the coding sequence ATGCCTCCGAAAACTAGCGGAAAAGCGGCTAAAAAGGCGGGCAAGGcccagaaaaatatttccaagacTGACAAGAAGAAAAAACGGAAGAGGAAGGAAAGTTACGCCATCTACATTTACAAGGTATTGAAACAAGTGCATCCCGATACCGGTATTTCTAGCAAAGCTATGAGTATCATGAACAGTTTTGTGAATGATATCTTCGAACGTATCGCTGCTGAAGCGAGCAGACTTGCTCACTACAATAAACGTTCTACGATTACTAGCAGGGAAATTCAGACTGCGGTACGGCTTCTCTTACCTGGCGAGCTGGCTAAGCACGCAGTCAGCGAAGGTACCAAAGCAGTCACCAAGTACACTAGTTCAAAATGA
- the LOC123322635 gene encoding histone H1B-like: MVNSAIKGLKERSGSSLHAIKKYIGSNYKVDSEKLAPFIRKFLKSAVQSGSLIQTKGKGASGSFKLAAAGSTTKASKKVAKKLVKSADRAHKNASPTKAADKKNKSLARSTSTVSKSKKREAIATEKKKPKLTKSPSKAKKAIKSPTKKPKAPKPKTVKSVTAAKKVTSPKKKK; encoded by the coding sequence ATGGTTaacagtgccatcaaaggattgAAAGAAAGGAGCGGATCCTCGTTGCATGCTATCAAGAAATACATCGGTTCGAATTACAAGGTCGATTCTGAAAAACTTGCACCGTTCATAAGAAAATTTCTCAAGTCCGCTGTACAGTCCGGTTCCTTGATTCAGACCAAAGGAAAAGGAGCGTCTGGTTCTTTCAAATTGGCCGCTGCCGGATCTACAACAAAGGCGTCGAAgaaagttgcgaaaaaattggtcaagtcgGCCGATCGAGCACATAAGAATGCATCACCTACAAAGGCAGCCGACAAGAAGAACAAATCACTTGCCAGGTCTACATCTACAGTGAGTAAGTCGAAAAAGAGAGAAGCAATTGCTACAGAAAAGAAGAAGCCAAAATTAACGAAATCTCCCTCGAAAGCTAAGAAGGCAATCAAATCGCCGACGAAGAAGCCCAAAGCACCGAAACCAAAAACGGTCAAATCAGTAACGGCTGCGAAGAAAGTAACGTCTCCcaaaaagaaaaagtaa
- the LOC123322769 gene encoding histone H1B-like, with translation MSLSTSESEVRQATTPASAIGKVLKKAEKKTSAKSKHVKPSHPPTSDMVNSAIKGLKERSGSSLQAIKKYIGSNYKVDSEKLAPFIRKYLKSAVQSGSLIQTKGKGASGSFKLAAAGSTTNASKKVAKKLVKSADGANKNASSTTAADKKNKSPARSTSTVSRSKKRAAIATEKKPKLTKSPSKAKKAIKSPTKKPKAPKPKTVKSVTAPKKVTSPKKKK, from the coding sequence ATGTCATTATCAACCTCCGAGTCtgaagtgcgacaggcaactacGCCCGCTAGTGCTATTGGTAAGGTGCTAAAAAAAGCCGAGAAAAAAACCTCAGCAAAGTCGAAACATGTCAAACCCAGCCATCCCCCAACTTCCGATATGGTTaacagtgccatcaaaggattgAAAGAAAGGAGCGGGTCCTCGTTGCAAGCTATCAAGAAATACATCGGTTCGAATTACAAAGTCGATTCTGAAAAACTTGCACCGTTCATAAGAAAATATCTGAAGTCCGCTGTACAGTCCGGTTCCTTGATTCAGACCAAAGGAAAAGGAGCGTCTGGTTCTTTCAAATTGGCCGCTGCCGGATCTACAACTAACGCGTCGAAGAAGgttgcgaaaaaattggtcaagtcgGCCGATGGAGCAAATAAGAATGCATCATCTACAACGGCAGCCGACAAGAAGAACAAATCCCCTGCCAGGTCTACATCTACAGTGAGTAGGTCGAAAAAGAGAGCGGCAATTGCTACAGAAAAGAAGCCAAAATTAACGAAATCTCCCTCGAAAGCTAAGAAGGCAATCAAATCACCGACGAAGAAGCCCAAAGCACCGAAACCAAAAACGGTCAAATCAGTAACGGCTCCGAAAAAAGTAACGTCTCCcaaaaagaaaaagtaa